Proteins encoded in a region of the Acidobacteriota bacterium genome:
- a CDS encoding VWA domain-containing protein, which translates to MGVRTIACLMALCVAAAVATTVSGAPQLGQALPERQLPVFRTDSHFVRVDAYPTEKDGSITRGLAAEDFEVTEDGKPQRLDSAEYIEYERWSPGIDPPSVETQRESYRLAADPRYRVVVVYVNRLSRSSARHIQQPLVDMLTREVGPRDLYGLLMPNHEASDLVLGKFTPAEQARLSRFLGILDHSSPFEMDPIEQKLFSCFGMGSVQRWRLDNLYRDLEGIIAILGTLRDERKSLVFVSDSMPGVGGQRGGGGNSSRSSMPQGQPPISRPMPGATGLSLGTYNPTQGVDTCELLARDMPFQNPDRYDDLIRLARRMNVAIHPVSPMGLTASSSVFSGSALRRLADETGGIAVVNVNDIDAGLKKIVNDMPAYYLLGYHTSNTKWDGRRREIKVRLKSTGKTIRARREYLAPSAADMAAIRAAADAPPRPAGPTPIERALGGLARLRDDAEVHVQGAVREGALAVAVEVPSGTATSGGWYEGADVEVFATSEGSPSTAAGPALAGMTGATKMRTGSRGAEIRLPIAAGDAGPWQVRVLVKRGDETLEDRARVVLDPATAFGEPLLYRAASPPAAPYVPVADRQFQRNERMRVEWLVSSPTPIRLKARLLQTTGNPLTYAPPVVSEERGGATLARVDMTMTSIAAGDYIIELTAESNGQEQTTLLAIRVLR; encoded by the coding sequence GTGGGTGTTCGAACGATCGCGTGCCTGATGGCGCTTTGCGTGGCGGCAGCCGTGGCGACAACGGTCTCGGGTGCGCCGCAACTGGGCCAGGCCCTGCCCGAACGGCAGTTGCCGGTTTTCAGGACCGACTCCCACTTCGTGCGCGTGGACGCCTACCCCACAGAAAAAGACGGGTCGATCACCCGCGGCCTTGCCGCTGAAGACTTCGAAGTCACCGAAGACGGCAAACCGCAGCGGCTGGATTCAGCCGAGTACATCGAATACGAACGATGGTCTCCCGGGATCGATCCGCCGTCCGTGGAAACCCAGCGTGAGTCGTACCGCCTCGCGGCCGATCCCCGGTATCGCGTCGTGGTTGTCTACGTGAACCGCCTCAGCCGTTCGAGCGCGCGCCACATCCAGCAGCCCCTGGTGGACATGTTGACCCGGGAAGTGGGGCCCCGCGATCTCTACGGCCTGTTGATGCCCAACCACGAGGCGAGCGATCTGGTGCTCGGCAAGTTCACGCCGGCCGAACAGGCGCGCCTCAGCCGGTTCCTGGGAATCCTGGATCACAGCAGCCCGTTTGAAATGGATCCGATCGAGCAGAAACTGTTCTCCTGCTTCGGCATGGGCAGCGTCCAGCGGTGGCGGCTGGATAATCTCTATCGCGACCTCGAGGGCATCATCGCCATCCTCGGCACGTTGCGCGATGAGCGAAAGAGCCTGGTGTTTGTCTCAGACAGCATGCCTGGCGTCGGGGGCCAGCGTGGTGGTGGCGGCAATTCGTCGCGCTCCTCGATGCCCCAGGGCCAACCGCCGATTTCGCGGCCCATGCCCGGCGCCACCGGCCTGTCACTCGGCACCTACAACCCGACCCAGGGCGTGGACACGTGTGAACTGCTGGCGCGCGATATGCCCTTCCAGAATCCCGATCGTTATGACGATCTGATTCGCCTCGCCCGCCGCATGAACGTGGCCATCCATCCGGTGAGCCCCATGGGGCTCACCGCGTCGTCCAGCGTGTTCAGCGGGTCGGCGCTGCGACGACTGGCCGACGAGACCGGTGGCATCGCGGTGGTCAACGTCAACGACATCGATGCGGGCCTCAAAAAGATCGTCAATGACATGCCGGCGTACTACCTGCTCGGTTACCACACCAGCAACACGAAGTGGGACGGGCGGCGTCGTGAGATCAAGGTGCGCCTGAAATCAACCGGCAAGACGATTCGAGCGCGACGCGAGTACCTGGCTCCGAGTGCAGCGGACATGGCCGCCATCCGCGCGGCTGCGGACGCGCCGCCTCGGCCCGCGGGGCCCACGCCAATCGAACGTGCGCTGGGAGGACTGGCCCGCCTGCGAGACGATGCGGAGGTGCACGTGCAGGGTGCGGTGCGCGAAGGCGCGCTGGCCGTCGCGGTAGAGGTGCCGAGCGGGACCGCGACATCGGGCGGATGGTACGAAGGCGCCGACGTGGAAGTGTTTGCGACAAGCGAGGGCAGCCCGTCAACGGCAGCGGGTCCCGCCCTCGCCGGGATGACCGGCGCCACAAAGATGCGGACCGGCTCGCGCGGTGCGGAAATACGTCTGCCAATCGCTGCAGGTGATGCAGGGCCCTGGCAGGTGCGTGTCCTCGTCAAGCGCGGGGACGAGACGCTGGAGGATCGCGCTCGAGTGGTTCTGGACCCAGCAACGGCGTTTGGTGAGCCGTTGCTGTATCGGGCGGCGTCACCACCGGCGGCGCCGTATGTGCCGGTGGCCGATCGGCAATTTCAGCGTAACGAACGGATGCGCGTGGAGTGGCTCGTGTCTTCACCCACGCCCATCAGGCTCAAAGCGCGACTGCTGCAGACGACTGGAAATCCACTCACCTACGCGCCACCCGTCGTCTCGGAAGAACGCGGTGGAGCGACGTTGGCGCGGGTGGACATGACCATGACGTCGATCGCGGCCGGCGACTACATCATCGAACTGACGGCCGAATCAAACGGCCAGGAACAGACGACGCTGCTGGCGATACGGGTGCTGCGGTAG
- a CDS encoding ABC transporter permease: MSWWRYILRARWDRERRRELESYVEIETDDNIARGMSPADARAAAIRKLGNRTLVLEEVYTMNTLGWLDTTWRDLRYGARVLWRQPAFTIVAVLSLTLGVGANTAIFQLIDTVRLRTLPVEAPHELARITIDSGDGGRTGRFTSRYSQLTYPLYEQVRDQQKSFSSLAAWGPVVLDLATAGESRPAQGLWVSGNFFATLGVTPMLGRLIGPDEDRRNCPTPAAVISYPFWQREYAGRPDVIGQTLRLDGHAFEIAGVTPASFFGVEVGRQFEVALPLCTERQVRGLARSALDSGDWWWLAGFGRLKPGVTVQHAEAELKALSAPIFAATLPTGYVTRDADNYKKFVLKAGPVDKGFSALRGDYGTPLLLLLGLAGLVLLIACGNLASLMLARASAREHEMAVRLAIGASRWALVRQLMSESLIVAAAGAICGAWLAHGLSAVLLSFLSTPQNPLMLDLTQNWRVLGFTSGLAILTCLLFGLVPAVRATRTAPVNAMRASGRGLTDGRGRFTLRRALVIGQLAVSLVLLVGALLFVRTFQNLATVDVGFTTAGIVAADFDFRRANVAPEGQREFQRSLLERIKAMPGITGATPVSIVPVSGGGWNQGLVIDGKPQEGYPNVNQVGGEYFELLDIPLLNGRTFNDQDTPTSPKVAVVTAAFVERYLKGRDPIGRVFHFDVGPGEPNLAMHVVGVVADTKYSDVRTENSPLVFLAYSQDPAPGASLTTLVRMASPDANITREAVALAGRVSSNMLVTVAYLERQMAEALGRERLMAMLSGFFGGLALLLAAVGLYGVMSYMVQQRRQEIGIRMALGAGRGRVLRMVLRESAVLVTVGVIAGAGLALFSSRYAESLLFGLTATDPLTIVLSVIGLTAIGAGASAIPAWRAARVEPTTALRE, encoded by the coding sequence ATGAGCTGGTGGCGGTACATCCTGCGCGCCCGTTGGGATCGGGAGCGCCGGCGGGAACTCGAGTCGTACGTGGAGATCGAGACCGACGACAACATCGCGCGCGGCATGTCTCCGGCGGACGCCCGAGCAGCCGCGATCAGAAAACTCGGCAATCGCACGCTTGTACTCGAAGAGGTCTACACCATGAACACACTTGGCTGGCTCGACACCACCTGGCGCGATCTCCGGTATGGCGCGCGAGTGCTGTGGCGGCAACCTGCTTTCACGATCGTCGCTGTCCTGTCGCTCACCCTCGGTGTGGGAGCCAATACGGCGATCTTCCAGTTGATCGATACCGTGCGCCTGCGCACGTTGCCGGTGGAGGCGCCGCACGAACTGGCGCGCATCACCATCGATTCGGGAGACGGCGGTCGCACCGGCCGGTTCACGTCGCGGTACTCCCAGTTGACGTACCCGTTGTACGAGCAGGTCCGCGACCAGCAGAAGAGCTTCTCTAGCCTTGCCGCTTGGGGACCGGTGGTCCTGGACCTCGCCACCGCAGGCGAATCGCGGCCGGCGCAGGGCCTGTGGGTGAGCGGCAACTTCTTCGCCACGCTTGGTGTCACGCCTATGCTGGGCCGCCTGATTGGGCCGGATGAGGATCGGCGGAATTGCCCGACACCCGCCGCGGTCATCAGTTATCCGTTCTGGCAGCGGGAATACGCGGGACGCCCCGACGTGATCGGTCAGACCCTTCGCCTGGACGGCCATGCGTTTGAAATCGCCGGTGTGACTCCGGCATCGTTTTTCGGCGTAGAGGTCGGGCGCCAGTTCGAGGTGGCGCTGCCACTCTGTACCGAGCGCCAGGTGCGCGGGCTCGCGCGGTCGGCGCTGGACTCCGGTGACTGGTGGTGGCTCGCTGGGTTCGGCCGGCTGAAACCGGGTGTCACCGTCCAGCACGCGGAAGCCGAACTCAAGGCCCTGTCGGCGCCGATCTTCGCCGCGACGCTCCCCACGGGATACGTGACTCGCGATGCCGACAACTACAAGAAGTTCGTCCTCAAGGCGGGACCGGTAGACAAAGGCTTTTCCGCATTGCGCGGCGACTATGGCACGCCACTCCTGCTATTGCTGGGTCTGGCCGGCCTGGTGCTGCTCATCGCCTGCGGGAATCTGGCCAGCTTGATGCTCGCCCGCGCCAGCGCGCGGGAACACGAAATGGCGGTGCGCCTGGCCATCGGCGCATCGCGCTGGGCGCTCGTGCGGCAGTTGATGTCTGAAAGCCTGATCGTGGCCGCCGCCGGGGCGATCTGTGGCGCGTGGCTGGCCCACGGCTTGAGCGCCGTCCTCCTCTCCTTCCTGAGCACCCCGCAAAACCCATTGATGCTGGACCTGACGCAGAACTGGCGGGTACTCGGTTTCACGAGCGGGCTGGCCATCCTGACCTGCCTCCTGTTCGGCCTCGTACCGGCCGTTCGAGCGACGCGCACGGCCCCGGTCAACGCCATGCGCGCCAGCGGACGAGGGCTCACCGACGGTCGTGGCCGCTTCACGCTTCGTCGGGCACTCGTCATCGGCCAACTGGCGGTCTCGCTGGTCCTGCTGGTCGGCGCCCTGCTGTTCGTGCGGACGTTTCAGAATCTGGCGACGGTGGACGTCGGCTTCACGACCGCGGGCATCGTGGCCGCAGACTTCGACTTCCGCCGCGCCAACGTTGCGCCTGAAGGACAGCGCGAATTTCAGCGGTCATTGCTGGAGCGGATCAAGGCCATGCCCGGCATCACGGGCGCCACACCGGTCAGCATTGTGCCTGTGAGTGGAGGCGGCTGGAACCAGGGCTTGGTCATCGACGGGAAACCCCAGGAGGGTTATCCCAATGTGAATCAGGTCGGTGGCGAATACTTTGAGTTACTCGATATTCCGTTGCTCAACGGACGCACATTCAACGACCAGGACACGCCAACCTCGCCCAAGGTGGCCGTGGTGACTGCCGCGTTTGTCGAGCGCTACCTGAAAGGGCGCGATCCGATTGGACGGGTCTTCCACTTTGACGTCGGTCCCGGGGAACCGAACCTGGCGATGCACGTGGTGGGCGTCGTGGCCGATACCAAGTACAGCGACGTCCGCACGGAGAACAGTCCACTCGTGTTCCTCGCGTACTCGCAGGACCCTGCCCCCGGTGCCTCGCTCACCACCTTGGTCCGGATGGCGAGCCCCGACGCAAACATCACTCGCGAAGCGGTGGCCCTGGCGGGCCGAGTCAGCAGCAACATGCTGGTGACTGTGGCCTACCTGGAACGCCAGATGGCGGAGGCACTGGGGCGTGAGCGACTGATGGCGATGTTGTCGGGCTTCTTCGGCGGACTGGCGCTGCTCCTGGCAGCAGTCGGACTCTACGGCGTGATGTCCTACATGGTGCAGCAGCGCCGGCAGGAGATCGGGATTCGCATGGCGCTCGGCGCGGGCCGCGGGCGGGTCCTGCGCATGGTGCTGCGCGAATCGGCGGTGCTCGTGACGGTCGGAGTGATCGCCGGCGCGGGGCTGGCCCTGTTCTCGAGCCGGTACGCAGAATCGCTCCTCTTCGGTCTCACCGCCACGGACCCGCTCACCATCGTGCTCTCGGTCATCGGCCTGACGGCCATCGGGGCAGGCGCGAGCGCGATCCCGGCCTGGCGCGCCGCGCGCGTCGAACCGACGACGGCGCTGCGAGAGTGA
- the ggt gene encoding gamma-glutamyltransferase — MKTNTSLVGTVALAITLSVTSGMRPRAQAPDLGVSAKDGVVVSSSDIASDIGAAVLARGGTAVDAAVATAFAMAVTYPTAGNIGGGGFMIVRTDDGAATTFDYRERAPGKSTPTMYLDAKGEIVRGLTAAGYLAPGVPGTVRGMAMAHARFGKLPWKDVVMPAANLARDGFVVSASLAGGLNREVAGPMKAFTGSVAAYAKPDGTPWKAGDRIVLADLAKTLTAIAVDGPDAFYKGWIADLIEKDMAANGGLITKADLAAYEAKERPAVRGTFLGFDIISMPPPSSGGIALIEMLNMLEALEIQKLPRLSVEAIHLTTEARRRAFLDRARFLGDPDFVKVPVPTLISKPHAREQIATISKTKASSSAELGKDIITMPAGESDETTHFSVVDRNGMAVSNTYTLEGGYGSHLVVPGTGFILNNEMGDFNKKPGTTNLTGDIGTPANIIAPGKRMLSSMTPVIVARSGKLVLVTGSPGGRTIINTSLDVVLGVTAWGLTGVEAVAAPRMHHQWLPDRLSIEANGIPPATLEALIALGHDARVGGTQGSAQTIWVHPNTGVFYGVPDMRSPDAKASRRE; from the coding sequence ATGAAAACGAATACGTCGCTCGTCGGCACAGTCGCGCTTGCCATCACACTGTCGGTCACGTCAGGGATGCGGCCCAGGGCGCAGGCGCCGGACCTTGGCGTCTCAGCCAAAGATGGCGTGGTTGTCTCCTCTTCGGACATCGCGTCCGACATCGGTGCAGCGGTGCTGGCGCGCGGAGGCACGGCTGTTGACGCCGCCGTGGCCACGGCATTTGCCATGGCCGTCACCTACCCAACCGCCGGCAACATCGGCGGCGGGGGCTTCATGATCGTGCGCACGGACGACGGCGCGGCCACCACGTTTGACTATCGCGAACGCGCACCCGGCAAATCGACGCCGACGATGTATCTGGATGCGAAGGGTGAAATCGTCCGCGGCCTGACGGCCGCCGGTTACCTCGCCCCAGGAGTGCCAGGCACCGTGCGAGGCATGGCGATGGCTCATGCACGGTTTGGCAAGCTGCCATGGAAGGACGTGGTGATGCCAGCCGCGAACCTGGCGCGCGACGGGTTTGTGGTGTCGGCGTCGCTGGCAGGCGGACTCAATCGCGAGGTGGCCGGGCCAATGAAAGCGTTTACCGGCTCAGTAGCCGCGTACGCAAAGCCCGACGGCACTCCCTGGAAGGCGGGCGACCGCATCGTCCTCGCGGACCTCGCAAAAACGCTGACGGCCATTGCCGTGGATGGGCCTGACGCGTTCTACAAAGGCTGGATCGCCGATCTGATCGAGAAGGACATGGCCGCAAACGGCGGCCTGATCACCAAGGCGGACCTGGCGGCGTACGAAGCGAAGGAACGCCCGGCGGTGCGCGGCACTTTCCTCGGATTCGACATCATCTCGATGCCGCCGCCCAGCTCAGGCGGAATCGCGCTGATCGAAATGCTGAACATGCTCGAGGCCCTGGAAATCCAGAAGCTGCCCAGGCTCTCAGTCGAGGCCATTCACCTGACGACCGAAGCGCGCCGAAGGGCATTCCTGGACCGCGCCCGCTTCCTGGGCGACCCCGACTTCGTCAAGGTTCCGGTTCCAACGCTTATCTCGAAACCACATGCCCGCGAGCAGATCGCCACCATCAGCAAGACGAAGGCTTCGTCTTCGGCCGAGCTTGGAAAAGACATCATCACCATGCCCGCCGGTGAGTCGGATGAAACGACGCACTTCTCGGTGGTGGACCGCAACGGCATGGCGGTGTCGAACACGTACACGCTTGAGGGCGGTTACGGTTCACACCTGGTGGTGCCCGGGACGGGGTTCATCCTCAACAACGAGATGGGCGACTTCAACAAGAAGCCCGGCACGACGAATTTGACCGGCGACATTGGCACGCCGGCCAACATTATTGCCCCGGGCAAACGGATGCTGAGTTCGATGACGCCGGTGATCGTCGCGCGGTCGGGCAAACTCGTGCTGGTCACCGGATCACCCGGCGGACGAACGATCATCAACACGTCGCTTGATGTGGTGCTGGGAGTCACGGCGTGGGGCCTGACTGGTGTTGAGGCCGTGGCGGCACCGCGCATGCATCACCAGTGGCTGCCCGATCGACTGTCGATTGAAGCCAACGGCATCCCGCCCGCCACGCTCGAAGCACTCATCGCGCTCGGCCATGACGCGCGTGTGGGCGGCACACAGGGATCAGCCCAGACCATCTGGGTGCATCCCAACACGGGCGTCTTTTACGGCGTCCCCGACATGCGCTCCCCCGACGCAAAGGCCAGCCGCCGCGAGTAG
- a CDS encoding PadR family transcriptional regulator, translated as MPPRGRTPIHGDLLQGTLDLLILQTLVLGAAHGHTIAHAIERQSDDVLQIEHGSLYPALHRIENKKWIASFWGTSENNRRARYYRLTAAGRSQLAHQTSRWEALVGAVNRVLRPAPAGSRSDK; from the coding sequence ATGCCGCCACGGGGACGCACGCCGATTCACGGGGACTTGTTACAGGGCACGCTGGACCTGTTGATTCTGCAGACGCTGGTGCTGGGCGCCGCGCATGGTCACACCATCGCGCACGCGATTGAGCGCCAATCCGATGATGTGCTCCAGATCGAACATGGCTCGCTCTACCCGGCCCTGCACCGCATTGAAAACAAGAAGTGGATCGCCTCGTTCTGGGGCACGTCAGAGAACAACCGTCGCGCGCGTTACTACCGCCTGACTGCGGCCGGGCGGAGCCAATTGGCGCACCAGACCTCGCGGTGGGAAGCGCTGGTGGGCGCCGTTAACCGCGTCCTTCGCCCGGCGCCGGCCGGGTCCAGGTCCGACAAATGA